From the Anopheles coustani chromosome X, idAnoCousDA_361_x.2, whole genome shotgun sequence genome, one window contains:
- the LOC131269451 gene encoding rho GTPase-activating protein 190 isoform X3, protein MKQINVSVVGLSGVEKDKGQLGVGKSCLCNRFVRPKTDDYAIDHISVLSQSDFSGRVVNNDHFLYWGEVRKTSEEGVDYNFSVIEQTEFVDDATFQPFKVGKMEPYIKRCAAIRMSSQEKLKYICKNQLGIEHEYEEVVLPEGRFLVDGFVCVFDVSVVPNRTVEKQVEFVTQIINNVLKNKKPVVLVTTKNDDASELYVREAEKICSRKEYKGQILLIETSAHESINIDLAFIVLAQMIDKAKQRSKIPSYGEAAKQRTDLLTTSTEFVTRLIRTQITDHRSIWTTSSKKLASHREWNDFLELFGKEAGQRIFRRHIKKLREDYQSKKLQSYMDSFACVLQEILPDINSINIELDSFNDWASIRGYFRNHIDYEQYFFDAVERGGSWAELSDMSDMEDENRIPFDILDTPEAETVFKNHMNALQQEQKRLEWKKQFKKLLEETGYVTPGKQLSEVRVLFMGRECFEALSEHDCQQIYDNHQRELVESAKHNFQELLMEHADRFYHFKNIEPSGTITQNDIKEITDVLQEDLRYKLLDRLDQDRKVMLFQHLGFVHCPIREHCPAFPNCMDALIERILIANQNLPNPRFAQKDGQLQLNLIVIGLDYIANDFIDKIHQNCNDNGEYIFDGQVYGLNIETINRDNDSFSFELQSKGLICCYSNRATFQYVYEVLDRLLVDNLDFKDSVNNLHIVFMSDEKNGQSTLHQLQADGQSLAEKLHCVFIDENEFYVSQQQAKFVDTTLNSVIESIPFEDLKYGLALHDLPDLRLIMCIFCGDPFSVETLLSAMMLEQSCVSAGERNIIFEMFLGDSKRRVELILSSYHGANAFRDDLIHGFILLYSSKRKASLSTLSAFSLNIPNLPMQIVAVSEQGGANAFFASELSQLLITEGNAIADKLRAHFATASDDDGQFRFASFAPFLKEVWDKKPEIEHAFNMEEPLTIDSGEGTMEHSMHHHHQQQVPQPPPRYESYLINGSSTTYRGGSGGGGGGPLHPHHAQQQQQQMHPHQHQQKMSQQLFDNRSINSLDDLDSLKQQAQQHQHQQQLHHHQQHQQQQQQQQYSNMYYYEDSSDFDKGGSNQGFQIYPPPTTPPEPAPPDHLLTPSSILRQLKANTVSQSQSSLEEINCWLDDGFLIQKQDNKQSEDLWKNVNAHHAFTTGRRPNQSSFAKKIRPKGPSQTLKQPGKLNLKSFAIVNEAIARMNIGGGGGGGPGGDGGAATGNNHPGMGIPMTEKEKKKAKKLLQQQQQLEHAPLAAPEDDSEEYEDEAGYEQINDAFSDAVNNVASQLFTTFSSGTGGSAGQGGSGPGGHEMGTNKNKLRQRREKEQIFNIQEYSDSESDSSSLERKRSNDGYSKINRKAQPHKRHRKKRTAIPVQPPKIPLGPFGSSAGGPGGGAGVELLGGGSGSALSSALGMPMMYQKLKNEPGSGMEKPERPAEQDESSVDVSSPRDNNSPIFGVLPKGGEREKLITKQKNWFGKEIDTSSKSSKESKDARSSSKSGGKNSKNSAATGAQAQQAALASLKQSDKVPLVPLFVEKCVKFIEQEGLDSEGIYRVPGNRTHVDLLNQKFAEDTDVDIEKLDIPVNAVATALKDFFVKRLKGLFSAEMMSELEEIAGSRPLQSITSLNMEVKADRSCRLISLRALLNKLPPNNFAILSYIFQHFVRVSENSKLNSMDSKNLAICWWPTLLPIEFTDMMRFETMRPYLEDIVQTMIDQYPFLFRGEEAFVMV, encoded by the exons ATGAAACAGATCAATGTGTCCGTCGTGGGTCTCTCCGGGGTCGAGAAGGACAAGGGGCAGCTGGGCGTGGGCAAGTCCTGCCTGTGCAATCGGTTCGTGCGCCCCAAGACAGACGATTACGCGATCGACCACATCTCGGTGCTGAGTCAG TCGGACTTCAGCGGGCGCGTAGTGAACAACGATCACTTCCTGTACTGGGGTGAGGTGCGCAAAACGTCCGAGGAGGGCGTCGACTACAACTTCAGCGTGATCGAGCAGACCGAGTTCGTGGACGATGCCACCTTCCAGCCGTTCAAGGTGGGCAAGATGGAGCCGTACATCAAGCGGTGCGCGGCCATCCGGATGTCGTCGCAGGAGAAGCTGAAGTACATCTGCAAGAACCAGCTCGGCATCGAGCACGAGTACGAGGAGGTGGTGCTGCCCGAGGGCCGCTTCCTGGTGGACGGGTTCGTGTGCGTGTTCGACGTGAGCGTCGTGCCGAACCGGACGGTGGAGAAGCAGGTCGAGTTCGTCACGCAGATCATCAACAACGTGCTGAAGAACAAGAAGCCGGTGGTGCTGGTGACGACCAAGAACGATGACGCGAGCGAGCTGTACGTGCGCGAGGCGGAGAAGATCTGCTCGCGCAAGGAGTACAAGGGCCAGATACTGCTGATCGAGACGTCCGCGCACGAGAGCATCAACATCGACCTGGCGTTCATCGTGCTGGCGCAGATGATCGACAAGGCGAAGCAGCGCTCGAAGATACCGTCGTACGGCGAGGCGGCCAAGCAGCGGACCGACCTGCTCACCACCAGCACCGAGTTCGTGACGCGCCTGATACGCACGCAGATCACCGACCACCGCTCGATCTGGACCACCTCGTCGAAGAAGCTCGCCAGCCACCGGGAGTGGAACGACTTTCTCGAGCTGTTCGGCAAGGAGGCCGGCCAGCGCATCTTCCGGCGGCACATCAAGAAGCTGCGCGAGGACTACCAGTCGAAGAAGCTGCAGAGCTACATGGACTCGTTCGCGTGCGTGCTGCAGGAGATCCTGCCCGAcatcaacagcatcaacatcGAGCTGGACAGCTTCAACGACTGGGCGTCGATACGGGGCTACTTCCGCAACCACATCGACTACGAGCAGTACTTCTTCGACGCGGTCGAGCGCGGCGGCAGCTGGGCCGAGCTGAGCGACATGAGCGACATGGAGGACGAGAACCGGATACCGTTCGACATCCTCGACACGCCCGAGGCCGAAACCGTCTTCAAGAACCACATGAACGCGCTCCAGCAGGAGCAGAAGCGGCTAGA GTGGAAGAAGCAGTTCAAGAAGCTGCTGGAGGAAACCGGCTACGTGACGCCGGGCAAGCAGCTGTCGGAGGTGCGCGTGCTGTTTATGGGCCGCGAGTGCTTCGAGGCGCTGTCCGAGCACGACTGCCAGCAGATCTACGACAACCACCAGCGGGAGCTGGTCGAGTCGGCCAAGCACAACTTCCAGGAGCTGCTGATGGAGCACGCGGACCGGTTCTACCACTTCAAGAACATCGAGCCGTCCGGCACGATCACGCAGAACGACATCAAGGAGATCACCGACGTGCTGCAGGAGGACCTGCGCTACAAGCTGCTCGACCGGCTCGACCAGGACCGGAAGGTGATGCTGTTCCAGCACCTCGGCTTCGTGCACTGCCCGATCCGGGAGCACTGTCCGGCCTTCCCGAACTGCATGGACGCGCTGATCGAGCGAATACTGATCGCGAACCAAAA CCTACCAAACCCTCGGTTCGCGCAGAAGGATGGCCAGTTGCAGCTGAACCTGATAGTGATCGGGCTGGACTACATCGCGAACGACTTCATCGACAAGATCCACCAGAACTGCAACGACAACGGAGAGTACATCTTCGACGGCCAAGTGTACGGGCTGAACATCGAGACGATCAACCGGGACAACGATTCGTTCTCGTTCGAGCTGCAATCGAAGGGGCTGATCTGCTGCTACTCGAACCGGGCGACGTTCCAGTACGTGTACGAGGTGCTCGATCGCCTGCTGGTCGACAATCTCGACTTCAAGGACAGCGTCAACAATCTGCACATCGTGTTCATGAGCGACGAGAAAAACGGCCAGAGCACGCTGCACCAGCTGCAGGCGGATGGGCAGTCGCTGGCGGAGAAGCTGCACTGCGTGTTTATCGACGAGAACGAGTTCTACGTGTCGCAGCAGCAGGCCAAGTTCGTCGACACCACGCTGAACAGCGTGATCGAGTCGATTCCGTTCGAGGACCTCAAGTACGGGCTGGCGCTGCACGACCTGCCCGATCTGCGGCTGATCATGTGCATCTTCTGCGGCGACCCGTTCTCCGTCGAGACGCTGCTGAGCGCGATGATGCTGGAGCAGTCGTGCGTGAGCGCGGGCGAGCGTAACATCATCTTCGAGATGTTCCTCGGCGACTCGAAGCGGCGGGTCGAGCTGATCCTCTCGTCCTACCACGGCGCCAACGCGTTCCGCGACGACCTCATCCACGGCTTCATCCTGCTGTACTCGAGCAAGCGGAAGGCGTCCCTGTCGACGCTGAGCGCCTTCTCGCTCAACATTCCCAACCTGCCGATGCAGATCGTGGCCGTGTCGGAGCAGGGCGGCGCCAATGCGTTCTTCGCCAGCGAGCTCTCGCAGCTGCTCATCACCGAGGGTAACGCGATCGCGGACAAGCTGCGGGCCCACTTCGCCACCGCCTCGGACGACGACGGTCAGTTCCGGTTCGCCTCGTTCGCGCCCTTCCTGAAGGAGGTGTGGGACAAGAAGCCGGAGATCGAGCACGCGTTTAACATGGAGGAACCGCTGACGATCGACTCCGGCGAGGGCACGATGGAGCACTCGatgcaccatcaccaccagcagcaggtgCCACAGCCGCCGCCCCGGTACGAAAGCTACCTCATCAACGGTTCGTCCACCACCTACCGTGGGGGcagtggcggtggcggcgggggACCGCTCCACCCGCACCacgcccagcagcagcagcagcagatgcaCCCGCATCAACACCAGCAGAAGATGTCCCAGCAGCTGTTCGACAACCGCTCGATCAACTCGCTCGACGATCTCGACAGCCTCAAGCAGCAAgcgcagcaacaccagcaccaacagcagctccaccatcaccagcagcatcagcagcagcagcagcagcagcagtataGCAATATGTACTACTACGAGGACAGCAGCGACTTCGACAAGGGTGGCAGCAACCAGGGCTTCCAAATCTACCCGCCACCGACGACACCACCGGAGCCGGCACCGCCCGATCATCTGCTGACACCGTCGTCCATCCTGCGCCAGCTGAAGGCCAACACCGTCTCGCAATCCCAGTCGAGCCTGGAGGAGATCAATT GCTGGCTGGACGATGGGTTCCTCATCCAGAAGCAGGACAACAAGCAGAGTGAAGATCtgtggaagaacgtaaacgcGCACCACGCGTTCACCACCGGTCGCCGGCCGAATCAGTCGTCGTTCGCGAAGAAGATCCGCCCGAAGGGCCCGAGCCAGACGCTGAAGCAGCCGGGCAAGCTGAACCTGAAAAGTTTCGCCATCGTCAACGAGGCGATTGCGCGGATGAACatcggtggtggaggtggcggaGGGCCGGGTGGCGATGGTGGGGCGGCTACCGGCAACAACCACCCCGGCATGGGCATCCCGATGAcggagaaggagaagaagaaggccAAGAagttgctgcagcagcagcagcagctcgagcACGCGCCGCTCGCCGCACCGGAGGACGACAGCGAGGAGTACGAGGACGAGGCCGGCTACGAGCAGATCAACGACGCGTTCAGCGACGCGGTCAACAATGTGGCGAGTCAATTATTTACCACCTTCTCCTCCGGCACCGGCGGCAGCGCTGGCCAGGGCGGCTCCGGACCAGGCGGTCACGAGATGGGCACCAACAAGAACAAGCTGCGCCAGCGAAGGGAGAAGGAGCAGA TTTTCAACATCCAAGAGTACTCGGACTCGGAAAGCGACTCCAGCTCGCTGGAACGTAAGCGCTCGAACGATGGCTACTCGAAGATCAACCGCAAGGCGCAACCGCACAAACGACACCGCAAGAAACGCACCGCCATCCCGGTGCAGCCGCCGAAGATCCCACTCGGACCGTTCGGTTCGTCGGCGGGTGGTCCGGGTGGCGGCGCTGGCGTCGAGCTGCTGGGCGGTGGCAGTGGCAGTGCCCTCAGTTCGGCCCTCGGAATGCCCATGATGTACCAGAAGCTGAAGAACGAGCCGGGCAGCGGGATGGAGAAGCCGGAGCGACCCGCCGAGCAGGACGAGTCGAGCGTGGACGTTTCCTCGCCGCGCGACAACAACTCGCCGATC TTCGGTGTGCTGCCTAAAGGTGGCGAGCGCGAGAAGCTCATCACGAAGCAGAAGAACTGGTTCGGCAAGGAGATCGACACGAGTAGCAAGAGCAGTAAGGAGTCGAAGGACGCGCGCAGCAGCTCGAAGAGCGGTGGCAAGAACTCGAAGAACAGTGCGGCCACCGGTGCGCAGGCCCAGCAGGCGGCCCTCGCCAGCCTGAAGCAGTCGGACAAGGTACCGCTGGTGCCGCTGTTCGTAGAGAAGTGCGTCAAGTTTATCGAGCAGGAGGGGCTCGACTCGGAGGGCATCTACCGCGTACCGGGCAACCGGACGCATGTGGACCTGCTCAAccaaaagtttgccgaag ACACGGACGTGGACATCGAGAAGCTGGACATACCGGTCAATGCGGTCGCGACTGCGCTGAAGGATTTCTTCGTCAAGCGCCTCAAGGGTCTGTTCAGCGCGGAGATGATGAGCGAGCTGGAAGAGATCGCTGGCTCGCGCCCCCTGCAGTCGATTACCAGCCTTAACATGGAGGTGAAGGCGGACCGCAGCTGCCGGCTGATATCGCTTCGGGCGCTGCTGAACAAGCTGCCGCCAAACAACTTTGCGATACTGAGCTACATCTTTCAGCACTTTGTTAG GGTGTCGGAAAACTCCAAACTGAACAGCATGGATAGTAAGAATCTCGCCATCTGCTGGTGGCCAACGCTCCTGCCGATCGAGTTCACCGATATGATGCGCTTCGAGACGATGCGCCCCTACCTGGAGGACATCGTGCAGACGATGATCGACCAATACCCGTTCCTGTTTCGCGGCGAGGAAGCGTTCGTGATGGTCTGA